Proteins encoded by one window of Enterobacter hormaechei subsp. xiangfangensis:
- the mdtC gene encoding multidrug efflux RND transporter permease subunit MdtC, whose amino-acid sequence MKFFALFIYRPVATILLSVAITLCGVLGFRLLPVAPLPQVDFPVIMVSASLPGASPETMASSVATPLERSLGRIAGVNEMTSSSSLGSTRIILEFNFDRDINGAARDVQAAINAAQSLLPSGMPSRPTYRKANPSDAPIMILTLTSETYSQGELYDFASTQLAQTIAQIDGVGDVDVGGSSLPAVRVGLNPQALFNQGVSLDDVRSAISNANVRKPQGAIEDSSHRWQIQTNDELKTAAEYQPLIIHYNNGAAVRLSDVASVTDSVQDVRNAGMTNAKPAILLMIRKLPEANIIQTVNSIRTRLPELQETIPAAIDLQIAQDRSPTIRASLEEVEQTLIISVALVILVVFLFLRSGRATLIPAVAVPVSLIGTFAAMYLCGFSLNNLSLMALTIATGFVVDDAIVVLENISRHLEAGMKPLQAALQGTREVGFTVLSMSLSLVAVFLPLLLMGGLPGRLLREFAVTLSVAIGISLVISLTLTPMMCGWMLKRSQPHSQPRRKGFGRVLMAMQSGYGKSLKWVLNHTRIVGLVLIGTIVLNVWMYITIPKTFFPEQDTGVLMGGIQADQSISFQAMRGKLQDFMKIIREDPAVDNVTGFTGGSRVNSGMMFITLKPRGERHETAQQIIDRLRLKLAKEPGANLFLMAVQDIRVGGRQANASYQYTLLSDDLAALREWEPKIRKALAALPQLADVNSDSQNNGAEMALTYDRETMARLGINVEAANSLLNNAFGQREVSTIYQPMNQYKVVMEVDPRYTQDISALDKMFVINDDGKAIPLSYFASWQPSNAPLSVNHQGLSAASTVSFNLPTGSSLSEASDAINRAMTQLGVPSSVRGSFAGTAQVFQDTMNSQVILILAAIATVYIVLGVLYESYVHPLTILSTLPSAGVGALLALELFGAPFSLIALIGIMLLIGIVKKNAIMMVDFALDAQRNGNLTPDEAIFQACLLRFRPIMMTTLAALFGALPLVISGGDGSELRQPLGITIVGGLVMSQLLTLYTTPVVYLFFDRLRLRFSRKKRTTVTE is encoded by the coding sequence GTGAAGTTTTTCGCCCTCTTCATTTACCGTCCGGTGGCGACGATTTTACTCTCCGTCGCTATCACCCTGTGCGGCGTGCTGGGCTTCCGGCTGCTGCCGGTGGCCCCGCTGCCGCAGGTCGATTTCCCGGTGATCATGGTCAGCGCCTCGCTGCCGGGTGCCTCGCCGGAAACCATGGCCTCATCGGTGGCGACGCCGCTTGAGCGCTCGCTTGGTCGAATTGCCGGGGTTAACGAGATGACCTCCAGCAGTTCGCTGGGCAGCACGCGCATCATTCTGGAATTCAATTTCGACCGGGACATCAACGGCGCGGCGCGTGACGTGCAGGCCGCGATTAACGCCGCCCAAAGCCTGCTGCCGAGCGGCATGCCGAGCCGTCCAACCTATCGCAAGGCCAACCCCTCCGACGCGCCGATCATGATCCTGACGCTCACGTCAGAGACCTACTCCCAGGGCGAGCTGTACGATTTTGCCTCCACCCAGCTGGCGCAAACCATCGCCCAGATTGACGGCGTGGGCGACGTGGACGTCGGCGGCAGCTCCCTGCCCGCCGTGCGCGTGGGGCTGAATCCGCAGGCGCTGTTTAACCAGGGCGTGTCGCTGGACGACGTGCGTTCCGCCATCAGCAACGCCAACGTGCGTAAGCCGCAGGGCGCGATTGAGGACAGCAGCCACCGCTGGCAGATCCAGACTAACGACGAGCTGAAAACCGCCGCCGAGTATCAGCCGTTGATTATTCACTACAACAACGGCGCGGCGGTGCGCCTGAGCGACGTCGCCAGCGTCACCGATTCGGTGCAGGACGTGCGTAACGCCGGGATGACCAACGCCAAACCGGCGATTTTGCTGATGATCCGCAAGCTGCCGGAAGCCAACATCATTCAGACGGTGAACAGCATCCGCACGCGCCTGCCGGAGCTTCAGGAAACGATTCCGGCGGCCATCGATCTCCAGATTGCGCAGGACCGCTCCCCCACCATCCGCGCCTCGCTTGAGGAGGTAGAGCAAACGCTGATCATCTCCGTCGCGCTGGTGATCCTGGTGGTGTTCCTGTTCCTGCGCTCGGGGCGCGCGACGCTGATCCCGGCGGTGGCGGTGCCAGTATCGCTGATAGGCACCTTTGCCGCCATGTACCTGTGCGGCTTTAGCCTTAACAACCTGTCGCTGATGGCGCTGACGATTGCCACCGGGTTTGTGGTGGATGACGCCATCGTGGTGCTGGAGAATATCTCGCGCCATCTGGAAGCGGGCATGAAGCCGCTCCAGGCGGCGCTTCAGGGGACGCGCGAAGTGGGCTTCACGGTCCTGTCCATGAGCCTGTCGCTGGTAGCGGTATTCCTGCCACTGCTGCTGATGGGCGGCCTGCCGGGGCGACTGCTGCGCGAATTTGCCGTCACGCTTTCCGTCGCCATTGGTATCTCACTGGTGATTTCGCTGACGCTGACGCCGATGATGTGCGGCTGGATGCTAAAGCGCAGCCAACCGCACTCGCAGCCGCGCAGGAAAGGCTTTGGCCGCGTCCTGATGGCGATGCAGTCCGGCTACGGCAAATCGCTGAAATGGGTGCTGAACCACACGCGTATTGTCGGGCTGGTGCTGATCGGCACCATCGTCCTCAACGTCTGGATGTATATCACCATCCCGAAAACCTTCTTCCCGGAGCAGGATACCGGGGTGCTGATGGGGGGCATTCAGGCGGACCAGAGCATTTCGTTCCAGGCGATGCGCGGCAAACTGCAAGACTTTATGAAAATCATCCGGGAAGATCCGGCCGTGGATAACGTCACCGGCTTTACCGGCGGCTCGCGCGTTAACAGCGGGATGATGTTTATTACCCTTAAGCCGCGCGGTGAACGTCACGAAACGGCGCAGCAGATCATTGACCGCCTGCGGCTGAAGCTTGCCAAAGAGCCGGGGGCAAATCTGTTTTTGATGGCCGTTCAGGATATCCGCGTCGGCGGACGACAGGCTAACGCCAGCTATCAGTACACCCTGCTCTCGGATGACTTAGCCGCCCTGCGCGAGTGGGAGCCGAAGATCCGTAAAGCGCTGGCCGCGCTGCCGCAGCTGGCGGACGTGAACTCTGACAGCCAAAACAACGGTGCGGAGATGGCGCTCACCTACGATCGTGAAACCATGGCCCGCCTGGGCATTAACGTGGAGGCGGCCAACAGCCTGCTGAACAACGCCTTCGGGCAGCGTGAAGTCTCTACCATCTATCAGCCGATGAACCAGTACAAGGTGGTGATGGAGGTGGATCCGCGCTACACCCAGGACATCAGCGCGCTGGACAAGATGTTTGTGATCAATGATGACGGTAAGGCGATTCCGCTGTCGTACTTCGCCAGCTGGCAGCCGTCGAACGCCCCGCTGTCGGTGAACCACCAGGGGCTTTCCGCCGCCTCGACCGTCTCGTTTAACCTGCCAACCGGCTCGTCGCTGTCTGAGGCCAGCGATGCCATTAATCGCGCCATGACCCAGCTCGGGGTGCCCTCCTCGGTGCGCGGCAGCTTTGCCGGTACGGCGCAGGTGTTCCAGGACACCATGAACTCGCAGGTTATTTTGATTCTGGCGGCCATTGCCACGGTTTATATCGTGCTGGGCGTGCTGTACGAAAGCTACGTGCACCCGTTGACCATTCTCTCCACGCTTCCCTCTGCGGGCGTGGGGGCGCTGCTGGCGCTGGAGCTGTTCGGTGCCCCATTCAGTCTTATCGCGCTTATCGGGATCATGCTATTGATTGGCATCGTGAAGAAAAACGCGATAATGATGGTCGACTTTGCCCTGGACGCCCAGCGCAACGGCAACCTGACGCCGGACGAGGCGATATTCCAGGCCTGTCTGCTGCGTTTTCGCCCGATCATGATGACCACGCTGGCCGCGCTGTTCGGCGCGCTGCCGCTGGTCATATCCGGCGGTGACGGCTCTGAACTACGCCAGCCGCTGGGGATCACGATCGTTGGCGGCCTGGTGATGAGCCAGCTGCTGACGCTCTACACGACGCCGGTAGTCTATCTGTTCTTTGACCGCCTGCGGCTGCGTTTTTCGCGTAAAAAGAGAACCACGGTGACCGAGTAA
- a CDS encoding MFS transporter has protein sequence MTDLPSNVRWQLWIVAFGFFMQSLDTTIVNTALPSMAKSLGESPLHMHMVIVAYVLTVAVMLPASGWLADKVGVRNIFFTAIVLFTTGSLFCAQANTLDQLVMARVLQGVGGAMMVPVGRLTVMKIVPRAQYMAAMTFVTLPGQVGPLLGPALGGILVEYASWHWIFLINLPVGIIGAIATLTLMPNYKMQTRRFDFFGFILLAAGMATLTLALDGQKGLGISSLSLALLVALGVTAILWYLWHARGNANALFSLNLFKNPTYRLGLFGSFAGRIGSGMLPFMTPVFLQIGMGFSPFHAGLMMIPMVLGSMGMKRIVVQVVNRFGYRRVLVAATIGLALVCLLFMAVALLGWYYILPLVLFCQGIINSMRFSSMNTLTLKDLPDELASSGNSLLSMIMQLSMSVGVTVAGLLLGMYGQHHLSADTPVAHQVFLYTYLSMAVIIALPAFIFARVPNDTTKNVVIRRGKRSAP, from the coding sequence ATGACCGACCTACCCAGTAACGTTCGCTGGCAATTGTGGATCGTCGCGTTCGGCTTCTTTATGCAGTCGCTGGACACGACTATCGTGAACACCGCCCTCCCCTCGATGGCGAAAAGCCTGGGGGAGAGCCCGCTGCACATGCATATGGTGATTGTCGCCTACGTGCTGACGGTCGCCGTGATGCTGCCTGCCAGCGGCTGGCTGGCGGATAAAGTCGGCGTGCGAAACATCTTCTTCACCGCCATTGTGCTGTTTACCACCGGGTCGCTGTTTTGCGCCCAGGCCAATACCCTCGACCAGCTGGTGATGGCGCGCGTGCTACAGGGCGTCGGCGGCGCGATGATGGTACCCGTCGGGCGGTTAACGGTGATGAAAATTGTTCCGCGCGCGCAGTATATGGCGGCGATGACCTTCGTCACCCTGCCCGGTCAGGTCGGCCCGCTGCTTGGCCCGGCGCTGGGCGGGATTCTGGTGGAGTATGCCTCCTGGCACTGGATCTTCCTGATCAACCTGCCGGTCGGTATTATCGGCGCGATTGCCACCCTGACGCTGATGCCGAACTATAAAATGCAGACCCGGCGCTTTGATTTCTTTGGCTTCATCCTGCTGGCAGCTGGCATGGCGACGCTTACCCTCGCGCTCGACGGGCAAAAAGGGCTGGGGATCTCCTCCCTGTCGCTCGCCCTGCTGGTAGCGCTGGGTGTCACCGCCATTCTCTGGTATCTGTGGCATGCCAGAGGTAACGCTAACGCGCTGTTCAGCCTAAATCTGTTCAAGAATCCCACCTACCGTCTTGGTCTGTTCGGCAGCTTTGCCGGACGCATCGGCAGCGGCATGTTGCCGTTTATGACGCCGGTATTTTTACAGATTGGGATGGGCTTCTCGCCGTTCCATGCCGGGCTGATGATGATCCCGATGGTACTTGGCAGCATGGGGATGAAGCGTATTGTGGTGCAGGTGGTGAACCGCTTTGGCTATCGCCGCGTGCTGGTGGCCGCCACGATCGGGCTGGCGTTGGTCTGCCTGCTGTTTATGGCCGTGGCGCTGCTGGGCTGGTACTACATCCTGCCGCTGGTGCTGTTCTGCCAGGGGATCATCAACTCCATGCGATTCTCGTCGATGAACACCCTGACGCTGAAAGATCTGCCGGACGAGCTGGCAAGCAGTGGTAACAGTCTGCTGTCGATGATCATGCAGCTCTCCATGAGCGTGGGGGTCACGGTTGCCGGATTGCTGCTCGGCATGTACGGTCAGCACCATCTCAGCGCCGACACCCCCGTCGCGCATCAGGTCTTTTTATACACTTACCTCAGCATGGCGGTAATTATCGCTCTGCCCGCTTTTATCTTTGCCAGAGTGCCGAATGACACGACCAAAAACGTCGTGATCCGACGCGGCAAAAGGAGTGCACCATGA
- the baeS gene encoding two-component system sensor histidine kinase BaeS produces MKFWRPGITGKLFVAIFATCIVLLITMHWAVRVSFERGFIDYIKHGNEQRLQGLSDALGEQYSLHGNWRFLRNNDRFIFQILRSLEHDNDDDRPGPGMPPHGWRTQFWVIDQEMRVLVGPRSPVPPDGTKRAITSNGATVGWVIASPVERLTRNTDINFDRQQRQTSWLIVALSTLLAALATFPLARGLLAPVKRLVEGTHKLAAGDFSTRVDTRSQDELGKLAQDFNQLASTLEKNQQMRRDFMADISHELRTPLAVLRGELEAIQDGVRQFTPESVASLQAEVGTLTKLVDDLHQLSMSDEGALAYQKAPIDVINILEVVTGAFRERFASRDLKINLSLPDSAVVFGDRDRLMQLFNNLLENSLRYTDGGGALHISGRQENGRFALTFADSAPGVKDAQLEKLFERFYRTEGSRNRASGGSGLGLAICVNIVEAHGGTIRAAHSPFGGVSITVELPLERDLSREA; encoded by the coding sequence ATGAAATTCTGGCGTCCGGGGATCACCGGTAAGCTTTTTGTGGCGATTTTCGCCACCTGTATCGTCCTGCTGATTACTATGCACTGGGCGGTGCGGGTCAGCTTTGAGCGCGGCTTTATTGACTACATCAAGCACGGTAACGAACAGCGTTTACAGGGCTTAAGCGACGCGCTGGGGGAACAGTATAGCCTGCACGGTAACTGGCGTTTTCTGCGCAACAACGATCGCTTTATATTTCAAATTCTGCGCTCGCTGGAGCACGATAATGACGACGACCGTCCGGGACCGGGCATGCCGCCGCACGGCTGGCGCACCCAGTTCTGGGTAATTGATCAGGAGATGCGCGTGCTCGTTGGCCCACGCTCTCCGGTACCGCCGGACGGCACAAAGCGCGCCATTACCTCGAACGGCGCCACGGTGGGCTGGGTTATCGCCTCCCCGGTCGAGCGGCTGACGCGCAACACCGACATCAACTTTGACCGCCAGCAGCGTCAGACCAGCTGGTTGATTGTCGCGCTTTCTACCCTGCTTGCGGCGCTCGCCACCTTCCCGCTGGCGCGCGGCCTGCTGGCGCCGGTTAAGCGCCTGGTGGAAGGCACGCACAAGCTGGCGGCGGGTGATTTCTCGACCCGCGTGGACACCCGCAGCCAGGATGAACTGGGCAAGCTGGCGCAGGACTTCAACCAGCTCGCCAGCACGCTGGAAAAAAACCAGCAGATGCGCCGCGATTTTATGGCCGACATTTCGCACGAGCTGCGCACCCCGCTGGCGGTGCTGCGCGGCGAGCTGGAGGCGATTCAGGACGGCGTGCGGCAGTTCACCCCCGAGTCGGTGGCCTCGCTTCAGGCGGAAGTCGGTACGCTGACCAAACTGGTGGACGATCTGCATCAGCTTTCCATGTCCGACGAAGGCGCCCTGGCTTACCAGAAAGCACCGATCGATGTGATCAATATCCTTGAAGTCGTGACCGGCGCATTCCGCGAGCGCTTCGCCAGCCGTGACCTGAAAATCAACCTTTCGCTGCCGGACAGTGCGGTGGTGTTCGGCGACAGAGATCGCCTGATGCAGCTGTTCAATAATCTGCTGGAGAACAGCCTCCGCTACACCGACGGCGGCGGCGCGCTGCATATCTCCGGCAGGCAGGAAAACGGGCGCTTTGCCCTGACCTTTGCGGACTCCGCCCCTGGCGTGAAGGATGCGCAGCTGGAAAAACTGTTCGAGCGCTTCTATCGCACCGAAGGTTCACGCAACCGCGCCAGCGGCGGTTCCGGCCTTGGGCTGGCCATTTGCGTTAACATTGTGGAGGCCCATGGCGGCACCATCCGCGCCGCCCATTCGCCTTTTGGCGGGGTTAGCATTACAGTAGAGTTACCTCTGGAACGGGATTTATCGAGGGAAGCATGA
- the baeR gene encoding two-component system response regulator BaeR → MTELPIDDNTPRILIVEDEPKLGQLLIDYLRAASYAPTLISHGDQVLPYVRQTPPDLILLDLMLPGTDGLTLCREIRRFSDVPIVMVTAKIEEIDRLLGLEIGADDYICKPYSPREVVARVKTILRRCKPQRELQVLDAQSPLIVDESRFQASWRSKLLDLTPAEFRLLKTLSHEPGKVFSREQLLNHLYDDYRVVTDRTIDSHIKNLRRKLEALDADQSFIRAVYGVGYRWEADACRIA, encoded by the coding sequence ATGACCGAGTTACCGATTGACGACAACACACCGCGTATTTTGATCGTGGAAGACGAGCCTAAACTTGGGCAACTGCTGATCGACTATTTGCGCGCTGCGAGTTACGCGCCAACGCTTATCAGCCACGGCGACCAGGTGCTGCCCTACGTGCGCCAGACGCCGCCGGATCTGATCCTGCTGGATCTGATGCTGCCGGGTACCGACGGCCTAACCCTGTGCCGCGAAATTCGTCGTTTCTCCGATGTGCCCATCGTGATGGTGACGGCCAAAATCGAAGAGATCGATCGTCTGCTGGGGCTCGAAATCGGCGCCGACGATTACATCTGCAAGCCTTACAGCCCGCGGGAGGTGGTCGCTCGCGTGAAAACCATCCTCCGCCGCTGTAAGCCGCAGCGTGAATTGCAGGTGCTGGATGCGCAAAGCCCGCTGATCGTCGACGAAAGCCGTTTCCAGGCGAGCTGGCGCAGCAAACTTTTGGATCTCACCCCCGCAGAGTTTCGCCTGTTGAAAACGCTCTCCCACGAGCCGGGCAAAGTGTTTTCCCGCGAGCAGCTGCTTAACCATCTGTATGACGATTACCGCGTGGTGACCGACCGCACCATCGACAGCCACATCAAAAACCTGCGCCGCAAGCTGGAGGCGCTGGACGCCGACCAGTCGTTTATTCGCGCGGTGTACGGCGTGGGGTATCGCTGGGAAGCGGATGCGTGCAGGATTGCTTAA
- the yegQ gene encoding tRNA 5-hydroxyuridine modification protein YegQ — protein sequence MFKPELLSPAGTLQNMRYAFAYGADAVYAGQPRYSLRVRNNEFNHENLQLGINEAHALGKKFYVVVNIAPHNAKLKTFIRDLKPVVEMGPDALIMSDPGLIMLVRENFPEMDIHLSVQANAVNWATVKFWKQMGLTRVILSRELSLEEIEEIRTQVPDMEIEIFVHGALCMAYSGRCLLSGYINKRDPNQGTCTNACRWEYNVQEGKEDDIGNIVHKHEPIPVTNVEPTLGIGAPTDSVFMIEEAKRPGEYMTAFEDEHGTYIMNSKDLRAIAHVERLTKMGVHSLKIEGRTKSYYYCARTAQVYRKAIDDAAAGKPFDTSLLETLEGLAHRGYTEGFLRRHTHDDYQNYEHGYSISERQQFVGDFTGERKGPLAAVAVKNKFTKGDSLELMTPQGNMNFRLEHLENKKGEAIEVAPGDGHVVWLPVPEEVELEFALLMRNFEGENTRNPHGK from the coding sequence ATGTTTAAACCGGAACTTCTTTCCCCGGCGGGAACGCTGCAAAATATGCGTTACGCTTTCGCCTATGGTGCCGACGCCGTTTACGCGGGCCAGCCGCGCTACTCGCTGCGCGTGCGTAACAACGAATTCAACCACGAGAATCTTCAGCTCGGCATCAACGAAGCGCATGCCCTGGGCAAAAAATTCTACGTGGTGGTGAACATCGCGCCGCACAACGCCAAGCTGAAAACGTTCATTCGCGACCTGAAGCCGGTCGTGGAGATGGGGCCGGACGCGCTGATCATGTCGGACCCGGGTTTAATCATGCTGGTTCGGGAGAATTTCCCGGAGATGGACATTCACCTCTCAGTGCAGGCTAACGCCGTCAACTGGGCAACGGTGAAATTCTGGAAACAGATGGGGCTGACCCGCGTCATTCTGTCCCGCGAGCTGTCCCTCGAAGAGATCGAAGAGATCCGCACCCAAGTGCCGGATATGGAGATCGAAATCTTCGTTCACGGCGCGCTGTGCATGGCCTACTCCGGCCGCTGCCTGCTCTCTGGCTACATCAACAAGCGTGACCCGAACCAGGGTACCTGCACCAACGCCTGCCGCTGGGAATATAACGTTCAGGAAGGGAAAGAGGATGACATCGGTAACATCGTGCATAAACACGAGCCGATTCCGGTCACCAACGTTGAGCCAACGCTGGGAATTGGCGCGCCTACCGACAGCGTGTTTATGATCGAAGAAGCCAAACGTCCGGGTGAGTACATGACCGCCTTCGAAGACGAGCACGGCACCTACATCATGAACTCTAAAGATCTGCGCGCCATCGCGCACGTCGAGCGTTTAACCAAGATGGGCGTACACTCCCTGAAAATTGAAGGCCGCACCAAGTCTTACTACTACTGCGCCCGTACCGCACAGGTATATCGCAAAGCCATCGACGATGCCGCTGCCGGTAAACCGTTCGACACCAGCCTGCTGGAAACGCTGGAAGGTCTGGCGCATCGCGGCTATACCGAAGGTTTCCTGCGTCGTCACACTCACGACGACTACCAGAACTACGAGCATGGCTATTCGATTTCCGAACGCCAGCAGTTTGTAGGCGACTTCACCGGCGAGCGTAAAGGCCCGCTGGCCGCCGTCGCCGTAAAAAACAAATTCACTAAAGGCGACAGCCTGGAGCTGATGACGCCGCAGGGCAACATGAACTTCCGACTGGAGCACCTGGAAAACAAAAAAGGTGAGGCGATTGAGGTCGCACCTGGCGACGGCCATGTGGTCTGGCTGCCGGTTCCTGAAGAGGTGGAGCTGGAGTTTGCGCTGCTGATGCGTAATTTTGAAGGTGAAAATACCCGAAATCCACACGGCAAATAG
- the yegS gene encoding lipid kinase YegS, producing MATYPDSLLILNGKSAGNDLLRQAITELREDGARIHVRVTFEKGDAARYIDEGIRLGAETIISGGGDGTINEIAGALIDLNAAARPAMGILPLGTANDFATSAGIPEDVGKALQLAILGKATAVDIAQVNEKTCFINMATGGFGTRITSETPEKLKAALGGVSYLIHGLMRMDTLKPDSCEIHGENFHWQGDALVIGIGNGRQAGGGQQLCPEALINDGQLQLRIFTGDGLLPALFTTLTQPEESPNIIDGKSAWFEVIAPHGMTFNLDGEPLSGERFRIEVLPGALQCRLPPDCVLLR from the coding sequence ATGGCAACCTATCCAGACAGTTTATTAATTCTTAACGGCAAGAGTGCAGGCAACGATCTGCTGCGCCAGGCGATTACCGAATTGCGTGAAGATGGCGCGCGCATTCACGTGCGGGTGACCTTTGAAAAAGGCGATGCGGCGCGCTATATCGATGAAGGTATCAGGTTAGGCGCTGAGACCATCATTTCCGGCGGCGGCGACGGAACGATCAACGAGATCGCCGGTGCGCTCATTGACCTCAACGCCGCAGCTCGCCCGGCGATGGGGATTTTACCGCTCGGTACCGCCAACGATTTTGCCACCAGCGCCGGTATTCCGGAGGATGTAGGCAAAGCACTGCAACTGGCTATCCTCGGGAAAGCGACCGCCGTCGATATTGCGCAGGTGAATGAAAAAACCTGCTTTATCAATATGGCGACGGGCGGTTTCGGCACCCGCATTACCAGCGAAACGCCGGAAAAACTGAAGGCCGCGCTGGGCGGCGTTTCGTATCTCATCCATGGCCTAATGCGCATGGACACCCTCAAGCCCGACAGCTGTGAAATTCACGGTGAGAACTTCCACTGGCAGGGCGACGCGCTGGTGATTGGTATCGGCAACGGGCGGCAGGCGGGGGGCGGTCAGCAGCTTTGCCCGGAAGCATTGATCAACGACGGTCAATTACAGCTGCGTATTTTTACCGGCGACGGGCTGCTGCCTGCGCTGTTTACGACGCTGACGCAGCCAGAGGAGAGCCCCAATATCATCGACGGGAAATCCGCGTGGTTTGAAGTGATCGCCCCACACGGCATGACCTTTAACCTCGACGGAGAGCCGCTCAGCGGCGAGCGATTCCGCATTGAGGTCTTGCCCGGGGCGTTGCAGTGCCGTTTGCCGCCGGACTGTGTGCTGTTGCGCTGA
- the fbaB gene encoding class I fructose-bisphosphate aldolase, with translation MTDIAQLLGKDADSLLQHRCMTIPADQLYLPGHDYVDRVMVDNNRPPAVLRNMQTLYNTGRLGGTGYLSILPVDQGVEHSAGASFAANPLYFDPKNIVELAIEAGCNCVASTYGVLASVSRRYAHRIPFLVKLNHNETLSYPTEYDQTLYASVEQAFNMGAVAVGATIYFGSEQSRRQIEEISAAFERAHELGMVTVLWAYLRNASFKKDGVDYHVSADLTGQANHLAATIGADIVKQKMAENNGGYKAVNFGYTDDRVYSKLTSDNPIDLVRYQLANCYMGRAGLINSGGAAGGETDLTDAVRTAVINKRAGGMGLILGRKAFKKSMADGVKLINAVQDVYLDSKVTIA, from the coding sequence ATGACTGATATTGCGCAGCTGCTTGGCAAAGACGCCGACAGCCTTTTACAGCATCGTTGTATGACCATTCCAGCCGACCAGCTTTATCTGCCTGGCCATGATTACGTAGACCGGGTCATGGTTGACAACAACCGTCCGCCTGCCGTACTGCGAAACATGCAGACGCTTTACAATACCGGCCGTCTGGGCGGGACCGGCTATCTCTCCATTCTGCCCGTTGACCAGGGCGTAGAGCACTCGGCGGGAGCGTCGTTTGCTGCTAACCCGCTCTACTTTGACCCGAAAAACATTGTCGAGCTGGCGATTGAAGCAGGGTGTAACTGTGTGGCATCGACGTATGGCGTGCTGGCCTCCGTTTCTCGCCGCTATGCTCACCGCATTCCGTTCCTCGTCAAGCTGAACCACAACGAAACCCTGAGCTACCCAACCGAATATGACCAGACGCTGTACGCCAGCGTCGAGCAGGCGTTCAACATGGGCGCGGTGGCGGTCGGGGCAACCATCTATTTCGGCTCTGAACAGTCGCGACGTCAGATTGAAGAAATCTCCGCGGCGTTCGAGCGTGCCCACGAGCTGGGCATGGTAACCGTGCTGTGGGCCTATCTGCGTAACGCGTCATTCAAGAAAGACGGCGTGGATTACCACGTATCAGCGGATCTGACCGGTCAGGCAAACCACCTGGCGGCAACCATCGGCGCGGACATCGTGAAGCAGAAAATGGCCGAGAATAACGGCGGCTATAAAGCGGTGAACTTTGGCTATACCGACGACCGCGTGTACAGCAAGCTGACCAGCGACAACCCGATCGATCTGGTGCGCTACCAGCTGGCGAACTGCTACATGGGCCGCGCCGGGCTGATTAACTCCGGCGGTGCGGCAGGCGGTGAAACCGACCTGACCGACGCGGTGCGCACGGCGGTCATTAACAAACGTGCGGGCGGTATGGGGCTGATCCTGGGCCGTAAGGCGTTTAAAAAATCCATGGCCGACGGCGTGAAGCTGATTAATGCGGTTCAGGATGTCTATCTGGACAGTAAAGTCACGATTGCCTGA